Proteins encoded by one window of Anaerobacillus sp. CMMVII:
- the nusA gene encoding transcription termination factor NusA encodes MNSDFMDALNTLEKEKGISKEIIIEAIEAALISGYKRNFNQAQNVRVDINRDNGSIRVFARKQVVEEVFDARLEISEEASKAINPQYEVDDIVEIEVTPKDFGRIAAQTAKQVVTQRVREAERGIIYADFIDREEDIMTGIVQRQDSRFIYVDLGKVEALLPLSEQMPNETYKHNDRIKAYITKVEKTTKGPQILISRTHPGLLKRLFELEVPEIFDGTVELKSVAREAGDRSKIAVHAENPEVDPVGSCVGPKGQRVQTIVNELKGEKIDIVRWSEDPVEYVANALSPAKVVQVKVNEVEKMTQVIVPDYQLSLAIGKRGQNARLAAKLTGWKIDIKSQSEAESLGLYDPNEVISDEYEDQVTDYSDQEGQDELE; translated from the coding sequence ATGAATAGCGATTTTATGGATGCATTAAATACGTTAGAAAAAGAAAAAGGGATTAGCAAAGAAATTATTATTGAGGCGATCGAGGCTGCTTTAATTTCTGGTTATAAGCGTAATTTTAATCAAGCGCAAAATGTGCGTGTTGATATTAACCGAGATAATGGTAGTATTCGTGTATTTGCTAGAAAGCAAGTGGTGGAAGAAGTTTTTGACGCAAGACTGGAAATTTCTGAGGAAGCTTCAAAGGCAATTAACCCACAATATGAGGTTGACGACATTGTCGAAATTGAAGTAACTCCAAAAGATTTTGGACGAATTGCTGCTCAAACAGCAAAACAAGTTGTCACACAACGAGTTCGTGAAGCTGAGAGAGGAATTATTTACGCTGACTTTATCGATCGTGAAGAGGATATTATGACAGGTATCGTCCAACGACAAGATAGTCGTTTTATTTATGTAGACTTAGGGAAAGTTGAAGCTCTTTTACCTCTTAGCGAACAAATGCCTAATGAGACATATAAGCATAATGATCGAATTAAAGCCTACATAACAAAAGTAGAAAAAACGACAAAAGGTCCTCAAATCCTAATTTCTAGAACGCACCCTGGGTTATTAAAAAGATTGTTTGAATTAGAGGTCCCAGAAATATTTGATGGTACTGTTGAGTTGAAATCAGTCGCTCGTGAAGCAGGTGATCGATCAAAAATTGCAGTCCATGCAGAGAACCCAGAAGTTGATCCAGTAGGCTCATGTGTTGGCCCTAAAGGTCAGCGTGTTCAAACGATCGTAAATGAGCTAAAAGGTGAAAAAATTGACATCGTTCGTTGGTCGGAAGATCCAGTTGAATATGTCGCAAATGCGTTAAGTCCAGCTAAGGTTGTTCAGGTTAAAGTAAACGAAGTTGAAAAAATGACTCAAGTTATTGTTCCTGATTATCAGTTATCGTTAGCGATTGGAAAACGTGGTCAAAATGCACGACTTGCAGCAAAACTTACTGGCTGGAAAATTGATATCAAAAGTCAATCAGAAGCTGAAAGCCTAGGTTTATATGATCCTAATGAAGTCATTTCTGATGAGTACGAAGACCAGGTTACTGACTATAGTGATCAAGAAGGTCAAGATGAACTAGAGTAA
- the rnpM gene encoding RNase P modulator RnpM, translating into MKNRKVPLRKCVVTNEMKPKKDLIRIVRTPEGEVVIDFTGKKSGRGAYVSNSKECFEEAKKKDVFSRHLNVKVSSEIYDQLIKDRTKGDLS; encoded by the coding sequence ATGAAAAACCGTAAAGTTCCACTTCGTAAATGTGTAGTCACAAATGAAATGAAACCAAAAAAAGATTTAATTCGTATTGTCCGCACCCCTGAAGGAGAAGTCGTTATTGACTTTACCGGGAAGAAGTCTGGAAGAGGTGCATATGTTAGCAACAGCAAAGAATGTTTTGAAGAAGCGAAAAAGAAGGATGTATTTTCTCGTCACTTAAATGTTAAAGTAAGTTCAGAAATTTATGACCAACTTATTAAGGATCGAACAAAAGGAGACTTATCATGA
- a CDS encoding YlxQ family RNA-binding protein, which yields MKQPQWFSLLGLAARARKLVTGEELVIKSIRKKDVSLVIVANDASDATKKKLQDKCNFYNVTLIFAADRDQLGSAIGKHERVVVGVIDEGFAQKLLSIL from the coding sequence ATGAAGCAGCCACAATGGTTCTCACTCTTAGGTCTTGCTGCTAGGGCTAGGAAGCTTGTTACTGGGGAAGAGCTCGTAATTAAAAGTATCCGTAAGAAAGATGTATCTCTTGTAATCGTTGCAAATGATGCCTCAGATGCAACGAAGAAAAAGCTACAAGATAAATGCAACTTTTACAACGTGACGTTAATCTTTGCAGCGGACCGAGATCAGCTAGGCTCAGCAATTGGTAAACATGAACGAGTTGTTGTTGGTGTTATTGACGAGGGATTTGCTCAAAAGCTCCTTTCAATTCTTTAA
- a CDS encoding DUF503 domain-containing protein, giving the protein MIGSVTCECFIYDAQSLKGKRAVLKSIITRLKQKLNISVSETDYQDLWQRTEISIVTVSSDRVVAEKELNKALAMIDATPEIERTITNFEWF; this is encoded by the coding sequence ATGATCGGTTCGGTAACCTGTGAGTGTTTCATTTATGATGCGCAATCATTAAAAGGGAAGCGAGCTGTACTGAAGAGTATAATAACTCGCTTAAAGCAAAAGCTAAACATATCCGTATCAGAAACCGACTACCAAGATCTCTGGCAACGTACAGAAATTTCAATCGTTACAGTATCTAGTGATCGGGTAGTTGCTGAAAAAGAATTAAATAAAGCTTTAGCAATGATTGATGCTACTCCAGAAATTGAACGAACAATCACAAATTTTGAATGGTTTTAG
- the rbfA gene encoding 30S ribosome-binding factor RbfA: protein MSVRANRVAEQIKKEMTDILQRELKDPRIGFVTVTGVEVTGDLQQATVFITVLGNEEQKESTLQGLSKATGFIRSEIGKRIRLRKTPELLFKFDESTEYGNKIAMLLGELNRQQD, encoded by the coding sequence ATGAGTGTTCGTGCAAATCGTGTTGCTGAACAAATCAAAAAGGAAATGACAGACATACTGCAAAGAGAATTAAAAGATCCAAGAATAGGATTTGTCACAGTTACTGGTGTTGAAGTTACTGGAGACCTACAGCAAGCGACTGTTTTTATTACAGTCCTTGGAAATGAAGAACAAAAAGAGTCTACGTTACAGGGGCTTTCAAAAGCAACTGGATTTATTCGCTCAGAAATTGGCAAAAGAATTAGACTTAGAAAAACTCCTGAGTTACTCTTTAAATTTGACGAATCGACTGAGTATGGGAATAAAATTGCAATGCTTCTTGGTGAGCTTAACAGGCAACAAGATTAG
- the truB gene encoding tRNA pseudouridine(55) synthase TruB, translated as MQGILPLHKPKGMTSHDCVAKLRRILRTRKIGHTGTLDPEVTGVLPICIGRATKVAQYMSDYPKTYEGEVTIGFSTTTEDFTGEVIEEKAVNGLFSRQQIEEVLQSFMGEIVQIPPMYSAVKVNGKKLYEYARAGKEVERPKRQVIIHELTLLTAPEMVDGNKAKFSFRVHCSKGTYVRTLAVDIGKKLGYPAHMSALVRIASGPFKIEDCLSFTQIEDMMENGELQGELLKIEEALAFFKKIVVNEVTAAKVMNGMVLPMPKGIDEKRFTVYNEHGECLAIYMEHPSKAGFMKPEKILKNDVLG; from the coding sequence ATTCAAGGGATTTTGCCTTTACATAAACCTAAAGGAATGACTTCTCATGATTGTGTCGCAAAGCTTAGACGAATTCTAAGGACAAGAAAGATAGGTCATACAGGAACATTAGACCCTGAGGTTACAGGTGTGCTTCCGATTTGTATTGGAAGGGCAACGAAAGTAGCTCAATATATGTCAGATTACCCGAAGACATATGAGGGTGAAGTTACAATTGGTTTTTCCACAACAACTGAGGATTTCACAGGTGAAGTTATCGAAGAAAAAGCAGTTAACGGGCTGTTTTCTAGACAACAAATTGAAGAAGTACTACAATCCTTTATGGGAGAGATTGTCCAAATTCCCCCGATGTATTCAGCAGTAAAGGTTAATGGAAAGAAATTATATGAATATGCTAGAGCTGGAAAAGAAGTAGAAAGACCGAAGCGGCAAGTAATAATTCATGAATTAACATTGCTAACAGCCCCTGAAATGGTTGATGGCAATAAAGCTAAATTTTCTTTCCGTGTTCATTGTAGTAAAGGGACATATGTCCGGACGTTAGCGGTTGATATAGGTAAAAAGTTAGGGTACCCTGCACATATGTCTGCCCTAGTTCGAATTGCTTCTGGTCCTTTTAAAATTGAAGACTGTCTTAGCTTTACACAAATTGAAGATATGATGGAAAACGGAGAACTTCAAGGGGAACTATTAAAAATAGAGGAAGCGTTAGCTTTTTTCAAAAAGATTGTTGTCAATGAAGTGACCGCAGCAAAGGTGATGAATGGAATGGTACTTCCTATGCCGAAAGGTATAGATGAAAAGCGATTTACAGTTTATAATGAACATGGTGAATGTTTAGCAATTTACATGGAACATCCAAGTAAAGCTGGTTTTATGAAACCGGAGAAAATATTAAAAAATGATGTATTAGGATAA
- the rpsO gene encoding 30S ribosomal protein S15: MALTQERKNEIIETFKVHDTDTGSPEVQIAILTEQINTLNGHLRTHKKDHHSRRGLLKMVGQRRNLLTYLRNKDVTRYRNLVDKLGLRR; encoded by the coding sequence ATGGCATTAACTCAAGAGCGTAAAAATGAAATCATTGAAACGTTTAAAGTGCACGATACTGATACTGGATCTCCAGAAGTTCAGATCGCTATCCTAACGGAGCAAATCAATACGTTAAACGGTCATTTACGTACACACAAGAAGGATCATCACTCACGTCGTGGTCTTTTGAAAATGGTTGGACAACGTCGTAACTTACTTACTTACTTACGTAATAAAGACGTTACACGTTATCGTAACCTAGTTGATAAGCTTGGCTTACGTAGATAA
- a CDS encoding polyribonucleotide nucleotidyltransferase → MKHETQKFSIDWAGRELTFEIGEFAKQANGAVMVRYGETAVLATVTASKSPKPLNFFPLTVNYEERLYAAGKIPGGFIKREGRPSENAILTSRLIDRPIRPLFPEGFRNEVQVISIVMSIDQNCSPEMAAMVGSSLALSISDIPFDGPIAGVTVGRIDGDFIINPTTEQLEKSDIHLVVAGTKDGINMVEAGSEEVSEEVMLEAIMFGHEEIKRLVAFQEEIIAKLGTIEKTEIILHKVDAELEASVREFADLELRQAVQVTEKHARQAAIDAVMEKAVAHFEETEDLDLGEVKEVLHIIVKEEVRRLITKEKVRPDGRAKDEIRPLTSKVDILPRTHGSGLFTRGQTQALSICTLGALGDVQILDGLGIEESKRFMHHYNFPLFSVGETGPIRGPGRREIGHGALGERALEPIIPSEKTFPYTIRLVSEVLESNGSTSQASICASTLAMMAAGVPIKAPVAGIAMGLIAEGEDYTVLTDIQGMEDHLGDMDFKVAGTKDGITALQMDIKISGINRAILEEALEQARQGRLHILDNMLSAISEPKTELSEYAPKILMLSINPDKIRDVIGPSGKVINKIIEETGVKIDIEQDGTVFIASTNQEMNARAKQIIEDIVREVEVGQTYLGTVKRIEKFGAFVEIFKGKDGLVHISQLAEERVNKVEDVVAIGDEILVKVTEVDNQGRVNLSHKAVLKEQKQEN, encoded by the coding sequence ATGAAACATGAAACACAAAAGTTTTCAATTGATTGGGCTGGTCGTGAGTTAACGTTTGAAATCGGTGAATTTGCGAAGCAAGCAAATGGCGCTGTTATGGTAAGATATGGAGAAACCGCTGTTCTTGCAACAGTAACAGCTTCTAAATCTCCTAAGCCGTTAAATTTCTTTCCTCTTACTGTAAACTATGAAGAACGTTTATATGCAGCTGGGAAAATCCCTGGTGGCTTTATTAAGCGGGAAGGCCGACCGAGCGAAAATGCAATCTTAACGAGTAGATTAATCGACAGACCAATTCGTCCCCTTTTCCCTGAAGGGTTTCGTAACGAAGTACAAGTTATTAGCATCGTAATGAGTATTGATCAAAATTGTTCTCCAGAAATGGCCGCGATGGTTGGATCATCGCTAGCATTATCTATTTCTGATATTCCATTTGATGGCCCGATAGCTGGTGTAACCGTAGGTCGAATTGATGGAGATTTCATCATTAATCCGACAACAGAACAATTAGAAAAAAGTGATATTCATTTGGTTGTTGCAGGTACAAAAGATGGAATTAACATGGTTGAGGCAGGTAGTGAAGAAGTATCTGAAGAAGTTATGTTAGAAGCTATTATGTTTGGTCATGAAGAAATTAAACGCCTGGTTGCTTTCCAAGAAGAAATTATCGCAAAACTTGGAACGATAGAAAAAACAGAAATAATTCTTCATAAAGTAGATGCAGAACTAGAGGCTTCAGTTCGTGAATTTGCAGACCTTGAGTTAAGACAAGCGGTTCAAGTTACAGAGAAACACGCAAGGCAAGCTGCTATTGATGCTGTCATGGAAAAAGCAGTTGCGCATTTCGAAGAAACTGAAGATCTTGATTTAGGTGAAGTAAAAGAAGTTCTTCATATAATCGTTAAAGAAGAAGTAAGACGTTTAATTACAAAAGAAAAAGTACGTCCAGATGGACGAGCTAAGGATGAAATTCGTCCGCTTACTTCAAAAGTTGATATTTTACCTAGAACACATGGTTCTGGTTTGTTTACGAGAGGACAAACACAAGCATTAAGTATTTGTACTCTTGGGGCATTAGGTGATGTTCAGATTCTTGATGGATTAGGAATTGAAGAATCAAAACGATTCATGCACCATTATAATTTCCCATTATTCAGTGTAGGTGAAACAGGTCCGATTCGTGGACCAGGCCGAAGAGAAATTGGTCATGGAGCACTTGGTGAGCGTGCATTAGAGCCAATTATTCCATCCGAAAAAACGTTTCCATACACGATTCGATTAGTATCAGAAGTGTTAGAATCAAACGGTTCTACATCTCAAGCGAGTATTTGTGCTAGTACGCTTGCAATGATGGCTGCAGGTGTGCCAATTAAAGCACCAGTTGCTGGTATAGCAATGGGTCTTATTGCTGAAGGCGAAGACTATACAGTACTAACTGATATTCAAGGTATGGAAGACCACCTTGGTGACATGGACTTTAAAGTCGCAGGTACGAAAGACGGGATAACTGCTTTACAAATGGACATTAAAATTTCTGGTATTAATCGCGCTATCTTAGAAGAAGCGTTAGAGCAAGCTAGACAAGGTCGATTGCATATCCTAGATAATATGCTTTCAGCTATTAGTGAGCCTAAAACTGAACTTTCTGAATACGCACCGAAAATCTTAATGCTATCAATTAACCCAGATAAAATTCGTGATGTTATTGGCCCGAGTGGTAAAGTTATTAATAAGATTATCGAAGAAACTGGTGTTAAAATTGATATCGAACAAGATGGTACGGTCTTTATCGCATCAACTAACCAAGAAATGAATGCAAGAGCGAAACAGATTATTGAAGACATTGTTCGAGAAGTTGAGGTTGGTCAAACTTACCTTGGTACAGTTAAGCGTATCGAAAAATTTGGTGCATTTGTAGAGATCTTTAAAGGCAAAGATGGCCTTGTTCATATCTCGCAATTAGCTGAAGAGCGTGTGAATAAAGTTGAAGATGTTGTGGCAATTGGAGACGAAATCTTAGTTAAAGTTACTGAGGTTGATAACCAAGGTCGAGTGAATTTATCCCATAAAGCGGTTCTAAAAGAACAAAAGCAAGAAAATTAA